In the Chelonoidis abingdonii isolate Lonesome George chromosome 13, CheloAbing_2.0, whole genome shotgun sequence genome, one interval contains:
- the LOC116824975 gene encoding LOW QUALITY PROTEIN: uncharacterized protein LOC116824975 (The sequence of the model RefSeq protein was modified relative to this genomic sequence to represent the inferred CDS: inserted 1 base in 1 codon), translated as MEPCVLLDPHQKALYRDVMQESYDALMSLVRLRRRIPRRKALSQWNHRRSCRDDFSGAICQWPAGVRLGGARRRQGKPTPQRPSSKKLQDITAHQGTPQGQKPYQCQDCGXSSHLERHRHIHTGEHLFACPECGERFTQSSHLRQHQLAHGGECPCKCGDCGKRFRNPSALAAHRRGHLEDKPYRCAQCGKGFTWSSHLERHWRIHTGERPYWCRECGEAFAQSANLTKLRRTHTGECPFRCPHCGKGFGDSSDLMRHKRTHAAGSIMQCQRPHKQNPAKPRKAQQEGKHATAARVLGRARGHHNGSRVLSARTAGWGASPGEPTRRRHVAASGRAQSCFRVQRPWDPSLSGNPTPHWRVHTSERPYACPKCGKCFAQSAHLTKHRRTHTGEWPYACPHCGKGFVESSDLAWHRRTDTRREPYRCGQCGKGFSVRSALSKHHREQTGSMP; from the exons ATGGAGCCGTGCGTCCTGCTGGATCCTCACCAAAAAGCCCTGTACAGGGACGTCATGCAAGAAAGCTACGACGCCCTGATGTCGCTGG TGAGACTGAGGAGGAGAATCCCCCGAAGGAAGGCCCTGAGCCAGTGGAACCACAGGAGAAGCTGCCGGGACGATTTTTCAGGAGCTATTTGCCAGTGGCCtgctggggtgaggctgggagggGCAAGGAGGAGACAGGGCAAACCTACCCCTCAGAGGCCCAGCTCCAAGAAACTGCAGGATATCACGGCTCACCAGGGGACGCCCCAGGGCCAGAAGCCCTACCAGTGCCAGGACTGTG GGAGCTCCCACCTGGAGCGGCATCGGCATATCCACACAGGCGAGCACCTCTTTGCCTGCCCTGAGTGCGGCGAGCGCTTTACCCAGAGCTCCCACCTCCGGCAGCACCAGCTGGCTCACGGCGGTGAGTGCCCTTGCAAGTGCGGCGATTGTGGCAAGCGCTTCCGCAACCCCTCCGCCCTGGCGGCCCATCGGCGTGGCCACCTGGAGGACAAACCCTATCGCTGCGCCCAGTGTGGCAAAGGCTTCACCTGGAGCTCCCACCTGGAGCGTCACTGGCGCATCCACACTGGCGAGCGGCCCTACTGGtgcagggagtgtggggaggcCTTCGCCCAGAGTGCTAACCTCACCAAGCTCCGCCGGACCCACACTGGGGAGTGCCCCTTCCGCTGCCCCCACTGTGGGAAGGGCTTCGGGGACAGCTCTGACCTCATGCGACACAAACGGACCCACGCAGCTGGGAGCATCATGCAGTGCCAACGACCTCACAAGCAGAACCCGGCCAAGCCTAGGAAAGCTCAGCAGGAGGGGAAACACGCCACTGCAGCCAGGGTGCTGGGGAGAGCTCGGGGCCACCACAATGGCAGCAGGGTCCTCAGTGCCAGGACTGCAGGCTGGGGTGCAAGCCCTGGAGAGCCCACCAGGAGGAGGCATGTGGCTGCTTCAGGGAGAGCTCAGAGCTGCTTCAGGGTTCAGAGGCCCTGGGACCCCAGCCTGAGCGGAAATCCCACCCCT CACTGGCGTGTCCACACCAGCGAGCGGCCCTATGCCTGCCCCAAGTGTGGCAAGTGCTTCGCCCAGAGTGCCCACCTCACCAAGCATCGCCGGACCCACACTGGCGAGTGGCCCTACGCCTGCCCCCACTGTGGGAAGGGCTTTGTCGAGAGCTCCGACCTGGCATGGCACCGGCGCACCGACACCAGGCGGGAGCCCTACAGGTGCGGGCAGTGTGGGAAAGGCTTCAGTGTCCGCTCAGCCCTCTCCAAGCACCACAGGGAGCAGACAGGGAGCATGCCGTGA